Proteins from one Candidatus Paceibacterota bacterium genomic window:
- a CDS encoding FAD-binding oxidoreductase: MTKEELKNKISELVEGEVFDDEETLKLYSKDASLFEVRPSVVVWPKGANDVKRVVKFVAKKKKEEPEENKNLSVTVRAAGSCMSGGSLSESIILDVSKHLNNFSVSADKAVAEVEPGVFYRDFEKETLKNNLILPCYTASKNLCALGGMIGNNAAGEKTLRYGKMEDYIEELTVVLCDGEEHTFRAESRVEALKKSHEHNFEGEIYQYISALIDRNREVINSSKPKVSKNSAGYYLWNVERNGLFDLTRLIVGSQGTLGIVTKAKIKLVPVKPKSKLLVVFLNSLENLGDIINVMLKKNPESIESYDDSTIKLAVRFAPEMMKLMKAKNALKLFFSFLPEAWMILTGGAPKLILLVEFVGESEPEIDIQAKDLENELRRLNLSLPRLNLRTRLTSDVADAEKYWTIRRESFNLLRQHIKGKRTAPFIDDVCVNPVYLPQFLPRLRKILDEAKIVYTIAGHAGNGNFHIIPLMNMKEEHNRELITELSDKVYDLVGEYKGTITAEHNDGIVRTPYLGKMFSPEMLALFEQTKKIFDPDNIFNPGKKVPSSSTDGSGTVKYMMSHLARE, encoded by the coding sequence ATGACAAAAGAAGAGTTAAAAAATAAAATTTCTGAATTGGTAGAAGGAGAAGTTTTTGATGACGAGGAGACACTGAAGCTTTATAGCAAGGATGCATCACTTTTTGAGGTTAGGCCTAGTGTCGTGGTGTGGCCGAAGGGTGCGAACGATGTGAAGAGGGTGGTAAAGTTTGTAGCCAAAAAGAAGAAAGAAGAGCCGGAGGAAAATAAAAATCTATCTGTCACTGTGCGGGCTGCAGGAAGCTGTATGTCGGGAGGATCGCTCAGCGAGTCTATTATTTTAGATGTTTCCAAACATTTAAATAATTTTTCTGTTAGTGCGGACAAGGCAGTGGCCGAAGTAGAGCCTGGAGTTTTTTATCGTGATTTTGAAAAAGAGACATTAAAAAACAATTTGATTTTACCTTGTTACACTGCATCAAAAAATTTATGTGCTCTAGGCGGGATGATCGGCAACAACGCTGCGGGAGAGAAAACTTTGCGTTATGGCAAAATGGAGGATTATATCGAGGAACTGACTGTCGTTCTGTGTGATGGTGAGGAACATACCTTTAGAGCAGAAAGTAGGGTAGAGGCTCTAAAAAAATCACATGAGCACAATTTTGAAGGTGAGATTTACCAATATATTTCGGCTCTGATCGATCGCAATCGGGAAGTGATAAATTCTTCCAAACCTAAAGTATCAAAAAATTCTGCTGGGTATTATTTGTGGAATGTCGAAAGAAACGGCCTATTTGATCTTACTCGTCTTATTGTCGGCTCTCAAGGAACGCTGGGCATCGTGACTAAAGCAAAAATAAAATTGGTTCCAGTAAAACCGAAATCAAAATTGTTAGTGGTATTTTTAAATAGTTTGGAAAATTTGGGAGACATTATAAATGTCATGTTAAAAAAGAATCCAGAAAGTATCGAATCATATGATGACTCGACCATAAAACTTGCCGTTCGTTTTGCACCCGAAATGATGAAGTTAATGAAGGCTAAAAACGCTCTGAAACTATTCTTTAGTTTCCTGCCTGAAGCTTGGATGATTCTAACGGGAGGGGCGCCAAAGCTTATTTTACTTGTGGAATTTGTGGGGGAGAGCGAGCCAGAAATAGACATTCAAGCTAAAGATTTGGAGAACGAACTACGAAGATTAAACCTCTCATTACCAAGGCTTAATCTTCGTACGCGACTTACAAGTGATGTCGCGGATGCGGAAAAATATTGGACTATTAGACGGGAGAGTTTCAATCTGCTTCGCCAACACATTAAAGGTAAAAGGACAGCTCCTTTTATAGATGATGTTTGTGTCAACCCTGTCTACCTGCCACAGTTTTTGCCTCGGCTACGAAAGATTCTTGATGAAGCAAAAATCGTCTATACTATTGCCGGCCATGCCGGTAATGGTAATTTCCATATCATTCCTCTTATGAATATGAAGGAGGAACACAATAGGGAATTAATTACGGAGCTTTCGGATAAAGTTTATGACCTGGTGGGCGAGTATAAAGGTACTATTACCGCCGAACACAATGATGGTATCGTCCGTACTCCTTATTTGGGCAAAATGTTTTCGCCTGAAATGCTTGCTCTTTTTGAACAAACCAAAAAAATATTTGATCCTGATAACATTTTCAACCCCGGCAAAAAAGTCCCTTCCTCGTCGACAGACGGGAGTGGCACTGTGAAGTATATGATGAGCCACCTTGCCAGGGAGTAA
- a CDS encoding 50S ribosomal protein L25, which yields MVLTLKAEKRNKIGKLGALRKEGIFPAVFYGHKKESTPIQMNKADFVKVWKEAGESTVVSITMPEGNVDALIHDVNYDPLTGEPRHADFYVFEKGHKIEISVPIEFEGVSPAVKEKGAVLVKVLHELKIKADPTNIPHELIVDVSSLIEMGDQVLAKDIKLPTGVELEENPEEVMALVTEAKEEVEEVAAPVDFSAIEVTKKGKADEAEGAEGETEAGASPASESK from the coding sequence ATGGTCCTGACACTCAAAGCGGAAAAAAGGAATAAAATTGGGAAATTAGGAGCTCTTAGAAAGGAGGGTATTTTCCCTGCGGTATTTTATGGACATAAAAAGGAATCAACTCCGATTCAGATGAATAAGGCTGATTTTGTAAAGGTTTGGAAGGAAGCAGGGGAATCGACTGTGGTTTCTATCACTATGCCTGAAGGCAATGTCGATGCTCTGATTCACGATGTCAATTACGATCCACTTACTGGTGAGCCGAGGCACGCTGACTTTTATGTCTTTGAGAAAGGTCACAAAATCGAAATCTCAGTTCCTATTGAGTTTGAAGGAGTTTCTCCTGCAGTCAAAGAAAAGGGAGCTGTGCTGGTGAAAGTGCTCCACGAACTCAAGATCAAAGCTGATCCGACAAATATTCCGCATGAACTTATCGTCGACGTTTCTTCACTTATCGAAATGGGTGATCAAGTTTTAGCTAAAGATATCAAATTGCCAACGGGTGTAGAGCTTGAAGAAAATCCTGAAGAGGTTATGGCTTTGGTAACTGAAGCTAAGGAAGAAGTCGAGGAAGTGGCTGCTCCTGTAGACTTCTCCGCTATTGAAGTTACAAAGAAAGGTAAGGCCGATGAAGCTGAAGGTGCTGAAGGCGAAACCGAAGCAGGAGCTTCACCTGCCTCAGAATCTAAGTAA
- the rpmE gene encoding 50S ribosomal protein L31, with amino-acid sequence MKTDIHPQYYTDAKVTCVCGNKFSVGSTMKEINVEICSACHPFYTGNEKVLDTAGRVEKFRARKALATKLPKKAKKS; translated from the coding sequence ATGAAAACTGATATTCATCCACAATACTATACGGATGCCAAAGTAACCTGTGTTTGTGGTAACAAATTTAGCGTGGGTTCAACTATGAAGGAAATCAATGTGGAAATTTGTTCTGCTTGTCACCCATTTTATACTGGCAATGAAAAAGTACTTGATACCGCAGGTAGAGTAGAAAAGTTTAGAGCTCGTAAAGCTCTCGCAACCAAACTTCCAAAAAAGGCTAAGAAGTCTTAA
- a CDS encoding PCRF domain-containing protein — translation MDISKYKQNPKTAYIAESLERLLKEEADISTLSPEMADLAKEELVKIEDQKKNIIDQMEEILKEEEKEDEFPNEVVLEVRAGVGGDEAALFARNLAYMYEKYAEIRGWSWKSLDESENPLGGFKEASFEIRGKDCYKDLRLETGVHRIQRVPTTEKSGRVHTSTASIAILPMRKKTKIDINPIDLEVTFSRAGGKGGQNVNKVETAVRLTHKPTGIVVSCRAERSQNANREKALEVLSAKLEILKREEEDKKYAHERKAQIGNVDRSEKIRTYNTLQDRITDHRINKSWHNIEAILKGNMQAIIDDLAEAS, via the coding sequence ATGGACATTTCAAAATACAAGCAAAATCCGAAAACTGCCTATATCGCAGAATCTCTAGAACGGCTCTTGAAAGAAGAGGCGGATATTTCTACGCTCTCTCCTGAAATGGCCGACTTGGCTAAGGAGGAGCTTGTCAAAATAGAGGACCAGAAGAAAAATATTATTGACCAGATGGAAGAGATTTTGAAAGAGGAAGAAAAAGAAGACGAATTTCCAAATGAAGTGGTGCTCGAAGTGCGGGCTGGAGTGGGAGGTGATGAAGCCGCTCTCTTCGCTCGCAATCTGGCTTACATGTACGAAAAATATGCCGAAATAAGAGGCTGGTCGTGGAAATCTCTCGATGAATCGGAGAACCCACTTGGTGGTTTCAAGGAAGCCAGCTTCGAAATAAGAGGCAAAGACTGTTATAAAGATTTAAGATTGGAAACCGGAGTGCATCGTATCCAACGTGTGCCTACTACAGAGAAGTCGGGTAGGGTGCACACCTCGACAGCGTCCATCGCTATTTTACCTATGAGGAAAAAAACTAAGATAGATATTAATCCGATTGACTTGGAAGTGACTTTCTCTCGAGCTGGGGGTAAGGGGGGTCAGAACGTGAACAAAGTGGAAACGGCCGTGCGTCTGACTCACAAGCCGACCGGTATTGTTGTTTCCTGTAGGGCGGAAAGAAGTCAAAATGCCAACAGGGAGAAGGCTCTCGAAGTCCTTTCTGCCAAGCTCGAAATTTTGAAGAGGGAAGAGGAGGATAAAAAGTACGCTCACGAGCGCAAAGCTCAGATAGGCAATGTCGATCGTTCTGAAAAAATAAGGACATACAACACTCTTCAGGATAGGATTACCGACCACCGTATCAATAAGAGTTGGCATAATATTGAGGCTATTTTAAAGGGTAATATGCAGGCTATTATCGATGATCTTGCGGAAGCCTCTTAA
- the rpsB gene encoding 30S ribosomal protein S2, protein MSKIVDATNTQSKLISDLFEVGAHFGFGKSRRHPSVSDFIFGSKNKTDIFDLEKTSQTLEKAIEFVKKLASGKGTLLFVGGKSEAKEAVKKAAESLNMPYVAGRWIGGSLTNFTVIRKRVDTMLDLLSQKEKGELAKYTKKERLMIDRDIERLNHFFVGLVNLTSLPKAIFIVDPRKEETALREAVQLKIPVIALCGSDNKISGIDYPIIGNDSARKSIEYFVEAIKEAYKG, encoded by the coding sequence ATGTCAAAAATTGTAGATGCCACAAATACCCAGAGTAAGCTCATAAGCGACTTGTTTGAGGTCGGCGCGCATTTTGGTTTTGGTAAGAGCCGTAGGCACCCTTCGGTCAGTGATTTCATTTTTGGTTCTAAAAATAAGACTGATATTTTTGATCTAGAAAAAACATCTCAAACTCTCGAAAAAGCTATAGAGTTTGTGAAAAAATTGGCCTCGGGAAAAGGCACTCTTCTTTTTGTTGGTGGTAAGAGTGAGGCTAAGGAAGCTGTAAAAAAGGCGGCGGAGAGTTTAAATATGCCTTATGTTGCTGGCCGTTGGATCGGCGGTAGCCTTACTAATTTTACTGTTATTCGAAAGAGAGTCGATACTATGCTCGACCTCCTATCCCAGAAAGAGAAGGGAGAGCTTGCAAAATACACTAAAAAGGAACGTCTGATGATCGATCGCGATATCGAACGTTTAAATCATTTTTTTGTGGGCCTTGTCAATCTCACTTCTTTACCTAAGGCTATTTTTATCGTTGATCCTAGAAAGGAAGAAACAGCTTTAAGGGAAGCCGTCCAGCTCAAAATTCCAGTCATTGCTCTTTGTGGTTCTGATAACAAAATAAGTGGCATCGACTATCCTATTATTGGTAACGATTCAGCCAGAAAGAGCATCGAATATTTTGTCGAAGCGATCAAGGAAGCTTATAAGGGATAA
- the tsf gene encoding elongation factor Ts (EF-Ts; functions during elongation stage of protein translation; forms a dimer; associates with EF-Tu-GDP complex and promotes exchange of GDP to GTP resulting in regeneration of the active form of EF-Tu), which translates to MAITTEQIKELREATGVSVMQCKKALEEAGGDMEKAKIILRKISKQSAEKKADRNLGSGVVASYIHGEGGIGAMVELLCETDFVARNDEFKAIARDIAMHVAAQAPEYVKIEDVPEEAKTKAKELFAEEIENNSKDKTPEMKDKIITGKLEAYLKEKVLLEQSFIKNQDVLIKDLVSGAVQKFGEKTEIGRISRFSVK; encoded by the coding sequence ATGGCGATTACAACCGAGCAAATAAAAGAGCTCCGCGAAGCAACTGGTGTTTCTGTCATGCAGTGCAAGAAGGCACTTGAAGAAGCGGGAGGTGATATGGAGAAGGCTAAAATCATTTTGCGTAAAATAAGTAAGCAAAGTGCAGAAAAAAAGGCAGATAGGAATTTAGGTTCTGGAGTCGTCGCCTCTTATATTCATGGTGAAGGTGGTATTGGCGCTATGGTGGAGCTCCTATGCGAGACCGATTTTGTGGCCCGCAATGATGAGTTTAAGGCCATTGCTCGTGATATAGCAATGCATGTTGCCGCACAAGCTCCTGAATATGTAAAAATCGAGGATGTGCCGGAGGAGGCTAAAACTAAAGCCAAAGAGCTTTTTGCTGAGGAAATCGAAAATAATAGTAAGGATAAGACTCCAGAAATGAAGGATAAAATAATCACAGGAAAGCTTGAAGCTTACTTAAAAGAAAAAGTTCTTCTAGAACAATCATTTATAAAAAATCAAGATGTTCTTATTAAAGACTTGGTAAGCGGTGCGGTTCAGAAATTTGGGGAAAAGACAGAGATTGGTAGAATCTCTCGATTCAGTGTAAAATAG
- a CDS encoding thioredoxin family protein, translating into MTDWKKYLMVFFITLGIFAVAFFVSDYINDKKLNQLENIYQQISTNILSTETKFSLLRIASCEDTISETSLENELTLELNDMAKRVKYMENQLGADDSNVVLIKTQYSLLQIKDYLLMRELATRCKEKMSTILYFHDLDCSDCRKQSLVLDKISSLYPNIRVYWLDRSLQTPAMQTMVSMFSITNTPSMIIEEKTYSGFKSVDEIKEIIPELKKIDSEREKAQKNKENSATTSEI; encoded by the coding sequence ATGACTGACTGGAAAAAATATTTAATGGTTTTCTTTATAACCCTCGGTATTTTTGCCGTAGCTTTCTTCGTGAGTGATTATATTAATGATAAGAAACTTAACCAGCTAGAAAACATTTATCAGCAGATATCGACTAATATTCTGTCCACAGAAACAAAATTCTCCCTGCTCCGCATAGCTTCATGCGAGGATACTATTTCTGAAACTTCTCTTGAAAATGAGCTCACCCTCGAACTGAATGATATGGCAAAAAGAGTGAAGTATATGGAAAATCAACTAGGGGCTGACGATTCTAATGTAGTCCTCATCAAAACACAGTACTCTCTTTTACAAATCAAAGATTATTTGCTCATGCGGGAATTAGCGACCCGTTGCAAAGAGAAAATGTCTACCATTCTTTATTTCCACGACTTGGACTGTTCTGACTGCCGCAAACAATCTCTAGTCCTCGATAAAATTTCTTCGCTCTATCCAAACATAAGAGTCTACTGGCTTGACCGTAGCCTACAGACTCCGGCCATGCAAACTATGGTATCAATGTTTTCCATAACAAATACTCCATCGATGATTATCGAAGAAAAAACCTACTCCGGCTTTAAATCTGTCGACGAAATAAAAGAAATTATTCCAGAGCTGAAAAAGATCGATTCTGAAAGAGAAAAAGCTCAAAAGAATAAGGAAAATTCAGCTACCACAAGTGAAATATAA
- a CDS encoding glycosyltransferase family 2 protein has product MGLDSYPSVTFLVPCWNEEKTLRGTIDSIYNLEYPKDKLKMIIIDDGSSDNTWEVMQSFKDESRIKIFKKRNGGKHSALNLGLYHSKTDLMASVDADTTLDSKALVEIIKYFTDPEIVAVGGSVLINKPSSIVQKAQSVEYQMNSYVKKMLGFSGGVLVAPGAFSVFRTEAVKKVGGYREGNNLEDLELTFRMQTNNMRVDHCHTAFAFTKGPSTLLSLFKQRTRWSRGFLGNVLEYKRALFNKKFGNFGLFSMPIGIISYFTVFYVFCWSWIYLVKSTWFKIAKINAVGFGSSDILDFLKFDLFFIDTRTIAFLVPVLYIFMIFSIVIGIRLSKSKVSFSSFVSYCLIYSLFPPLWLMKSVYYTLTSKMPSWR; this is encoded by the coding sequence ATGGGACTGGATTCGTATCCGAGTGTTACCTTTCTTGTTCCTTGTTGGAATGAGGAGAAAACACTAAGGGGCACCATTGATTCAATTTACAACTTAGAATATCCAAAAGATAAATTGAAGATGATCATAATTGACGATGGAAGCTCCGATAATACATGGGAAGTAATGCAAAGTTTTAAAGACGAATCGAGGATTAAAATTTTTAAAAAAAGAAATGGGGGTAAACACTCGGCACTCAATCTAGGCTTATACCATTCCAAAACTGACCTTATGGCTTCTGTTGATGCTGATACGACCTTAGACAGTAAAGCTTTGGTTGAGATAATTAAATATTTTACAGACCCAGAAATTGTGGCTGTGGGTGGTTCGGTTCTTATCAACAAGCCATCTTCAATCGTCCAAAAAGCCCAGAGTGTTGAGTATCAAATGAATTCTTATGTCAAAAAAATGCTTGGTTTCTCAGGTGGTGTACTAGTAGCCCCTGGAGCTTTTTCAGTTTTTCGTACAGAAGCCGTCAAAAAAGTAGGTGGGTATAGAGAAGGAAATAATCTAGAGGATTTGGAATTGACTTTCAGGATGCAGACAAATAATATGAGGGTGGACCACTGTCATACCGCTTTTGCTTTTACAAAAGGTCCTTCAACATTGTTATCGTTGTTTAAACAGAGAACACGTTGGAGTAGAGGCTTCTTGGGCAACGTTCTAGAATACAAAAGAGCTCTTTTCAACAAAAAATTCGGCAACTTTGGATTGTTCTCTATGCCGATAGGTATCATAAGCTACTTCACCGTTTTTTATGTTTTTTGTTGGAGTTGGATTTACCTTGTAAAATCTACTTGGTTTAAAATAGCCAAGATCAATGCTGTCGGCTTTGGGTCTAGCGACATTCTTGATTTTTTAAAATTTGATCTATTTTTTATAGACACACGAACAATAGCCTTTTTGGTACCGGTACTTTATATATTTATGATATTTTCTATTGTTATTGGAATACGCCTTTCCAAAAGCAAAGTATCATTCTCATCTTTTGTCTCGTATTGCCTAATATACTCTCTGTTTCCGCCACTTTGGCTAATGAAGTCGGTTTACTACACACTGACATCAAAGATGCCGTCTTGGCGTTAA
- a CDS encoding type II toxin-antitoxin system PemK/MazF family toxin yields the protein MVVREKYIPDRGDVVWLSFSPTEGHEQKGRRPGLVLTSKEFNQKGSLMFAVPISSKKRGYGTEVSINTGKVKGVALVNQLKAVDWKARKVEFVSVVSNEEIERAQLIATSIIQG from the coding sequence ATGGTAGTGAGAGAAAAATATATTCCAGATAGGGGAGATGTTGTTTGGCTTTCTTTTTCTCCCACCGAAGGTCACGAACAAAAAGGCCGAAGGCCTGGCTTGGTTTTGACTAGTAAAGAATTCAATCAAAAAGGAAGTTTGATGTTTGCTGTGCCCATATCTTCCAAGAAGAGAGGGTATGGCACTGAAGTTTCTATAAATACAGGAAAAGTAAAAGGAGTGGCTCTCGTAAATCAACTCAAAGCTGTAGATTGGAAAGCCAGAAAAGTAGAATTTGTAAGTGTAGTCTCTAATGAAGAGATAGAAAGAGCACAATTGATAGCCACCTCAATAATTCAAGGATAA
- a CDS encoding NlpC/P60 family protein, translating to MSWQYTVGLSVIEVNEESLKKTGFSYKKVVVGEAVQKAISECMGAEYKNPSSMRLDAPHAFSCSSLISYIFTKAGVWMPSLSVDKYVFGKAVEKNELQFGDLVFSNTGEGRIYYETVEYLPGTKVPEGVDHAGIYLGNGEVLHSSDSIGEVGLEKIDKAKNFKHIVGFRRVCDLNEERFVVNIPNDRSELMNREAFLKEIQKYESHS from the coding sequence ATGTCATGGCAATATACGGTTGGTCTTTCCGTCATAGAAGTAAACGAGGAGTCTCTAAAAAAGACTGGTTTTTCATATAAAAAAGTTGTTGTAGGGGAAGCGGTGCAAAAAGCCATATCTGAATGCATGGGAGCGGAGTATAAAAATCCTTCTTCCATGCGTCTCGATGCTCCGCATGCTTTTAGTTGCTCGTCTCTTATAAGCTATATTTTTACGAAGGCGGGAGTTTGGATGCCAAGCCTCTCAGTAGATAAATATGTTTTTGGAAAGGCTGTAGAAAAAAATGAACTCCAGTTTGGCGATCTAGTTTTTTCAAATACAGGTGAGGGCAGAATTTATTATGAGACGGTCGAATACCTACCTGGCACGAAAGTCCCAGAAGGTGTCGATCATGCTGGTATCTATCTAGGAAATGGGGAAGTACTTCACTCAAGCGATTCGATAGGTGAGGTAGGTTTGGAGAAAATAGATAAAGCTAAAAATTTCAAGCACATTGTCGGTTTCAGAAGAGTTTGTGATTTGAATGAAGAAAGATTTGTAGTTAATATTCCTAATGACAGGTCAGAATTAATGAATAGAGAAGCCTTTTTAAAAGAAATACAAAAATATGAAAGTCATTCTTGA
- a CDS encoding C39 family peptidase — protein MKVILDVPYYSQFKVVENMELQNKACSLVCLKMAIEYYFPDRGQVSAIDLFDESEIIQKSMLEKGLITEKVVAHGRSHDTIVFVAHNHGLSAYREEFRSISVNLETHEFLPNSYDEYFWARGIEKIKTAIKNNSLVMTSVFPGLSDGKSFHTLLIIGFEESEDGELKGFYYHDSDAVGEPKNAQFIDLPTFKKFWRRLAIFLG, from the coding sequence ATGAAAGTCATTCTTGATGTGCCTTATTACTCTCAATTTAAAGTTGTCGAGAATATGGAATTGCAAAACAAAGCTTGTTCTTTAGTTTGTCTTAAAATGGCGATTGAATATTATTTTCCAGACAGAGGACAGGTTTCAGCAATCGATTTATTTGATGAAAGTGAAATTATTCAGAAAAGCATGTTGGAGAAAGGGCTGATTACGGAGAAGGTCGTAGCTCATGGTAGGTCACACGATACGATTGTTTTTGTCGCACACAACCATGGACTTTCGGCATACCGTGAGGAATTTCGATCAATCTCGGTAAATTTAGAGACACATGAATTTTTACCCAATTCTTACGATGAATATTTTTGGGCGAGAGGAATAGAGAAAATCAAGACTGCAATTAAGAATAATTCTTTAGTCATGACCTCGGTCTTCCCAGGTCTTTCTGATGGCAAATCCTTTCACACACTTTTGATTATCGGTTTCGAAGAGAGCGAGGATGGGGAATTGAAAGGTTTTTATTATCATGATTCTGATGCTGTAGGAGAGCCCAAAAATGCTCAATTTATCGACCTCCCCACCTTCAAAAAATTCTGGCGCCGGCTGGCTATTTTCTTGGGATAA
- a CDS encoding DNA topoisomerase subunit B: MPEIKGKEVKNKVAYGADSITVLEGLDPVRKRPGMYIGTTGPDGLHHLIWEIFDNSRDEAMGGFADDIEVSLLPGNRIRVVDNGRGIPVDTHKQTKVSALETILSTLHAGGKFGGDGYKVSGGLHGVGASVVNALSVYMRAEVHRDGGMFMQEYSKGKKKAAVKKIGSSKLHGTIITFQPDEEIFSTGENKIKFDFDRVVSHLRQQAYLVKGLKISVLDLREVDEKKVKDTEVYYIRDLHLDAPSMSFYFDGGLVSLVRFYNQTQKPIHKNIFYVEKQDENFEGVEIALQYVDDISSRLMPFANNIYNAEGGTHITGFKTALTRTLNSYAKKNNLVKESEDAFTGDDCLEGLTAVVSVKLREIQFEGQTKGKLGSVEARGMVDTIFSDKFSEFLEENPDDGRSIINKVLLALKARKAAKAAKDSILRKGALEGMTLPGKLADCQSKSAEESELFIVEGDSAGGTAKTGRDRRTQAILPLRGKILNIERARLDRMLGSEQIKNLVIALGTAIGDTFDITKLRYHKMIIATDADVDGAHIRTLILTLMYRYFRPLIDGGFIYIAQPPLYKIKKGREVFYAYSDEEKAKIMGPATEASMSEERSEAESGETIESGEETEESTETGKIKSTKVSVQRYKGLGEMNSEELWETTMDPKRRILKLVSIDDAAAADRIFDILMGTDVPSRKSFIQSNAKYATIDI, encoded by the coding sequence ATGCCTGAGATTAAAGGGAAAGAGGTCAAAAATAAAGTAGCATACGGAGCCGACTCGATCACAGTACTCGAGGGGCTTGATCCTGTGCGAAAGAGGCCTGGAATGTATATTGGTACTACAGGTCCTGATGGCTTGCATCACCTCATTTGGGAAATATTCGACAACTCGAGGGATGAGGCTATGGGCGGCTTTGCCGATGATATCGAGGTATCCTTGCTTCCAGGCAATCGTATCCGGGTAGTCGACAATGGTCGAGGTATACCAGTCGATACTCATAAACAAACAAAAGTTTCAGCTCTCGAAACTATCCTCTCCACTCTTCACGCTGGAGGTAAATTTGGTGGCGATGGATACAAGGTTTCTGGTGGTCTTCATGGTGTAGGCGCCTCTGTAGTCAACGCTCTCTCCGTATATATGCGAGCTGAAGTGCATCGCGATGGGGGAATGTTTATGCAGGAATATTCCAAGGGTAAGAAAAAAGCTGCAGTAAAAAAAATAGGTTCATCTAAACTACATGGCACGATTATTACTTTCCAGCCGGACGAAGAAATCTTTTCCACGGGAGAGAATAAAATAAAATTTGATTTCGATAGAGTAGTCTCACACCTGCGTCAACAAGCCTACCTAGTGAAAGGGCTCAAAATTTCAGTACTCGATTTGCGGGAGGTGGATGAAAAGAAAGTGAAAGATACGGAAGTCTATTACATTCGCGACCTACATCTCGATGCTCCTTCCATGAGTTTTTATTTTGATGGCGGCCTTGTTTCTCTGGTGCGTTTCTACAACCAAACCCAGAAACCGATTCATAAAAATATTTTTTATGTCGAGAAACAGGATGAAAATTTCGAAGGGGTGGAAATAGCTCTGCAGTATGTCGACGACATATCGAGTCGCCTCATGCCTTTTGCCAACAATATTTACAATGCCGAAGGCGGTACCCACATCACAGGTTTTAAGACAGCTTTAACGAGGACTCTTAATAGTTATGCCAAGAAAAATAATTTGGTAAAAGAAAGCGAGGACGCTTTTACCGGGGACGACTGTTTAGAAGGCTTGACCGCGGTTGTGTCAGTCAAACTTAGAGAGATTCAGTTTGAAGGCCAAACCAAAGGTAAACTCGGCTCCGTCGAGGCGAGGGGTATGGTGGATACAATATTTAGTGACAAATTCTCAGAATTTCTAGAAGAAAATCCTGATGACGGAAGGTCAATAATAAACAAAGTACTACTAGCTCTCAAGGCTCGCAAGGCGGCTAAAGCGGCGAAGGACTCGATTCTCAGGAAAGGCGCTCTCGAAGGGATGACTCTTCCAGGTAAGCTAGCCGATTGTCAAAGTAAATCAGCCGAAGAGTCAGAGCTTTTTATTGTAGAGGGGGATTCAGCAGGAGGTACAGCCAAAACTGGTCGCGACAGAAGGACACAAGCCATACTTCCGCTTCGAGGTAAAATTTTGAATATTGAAAGAGCGCGTCTCGACAGAATGCTTGGTTCGGAGCAAATCAAAAATTTGGTTATCGCTTTAGGTACCGCCATAGGTGATACATTTGATATCACTAAACTTCGATATCATAAAATGATTATAGCGACCGATGCCGATGTCGATGGCGCTCACATCCGTACCCTCATCCTTACCCTCATGTATCGCTACTTCAGGCCACTTATTGATGGGGGATTTATTTATATTGCTCAACCTCCTCTATATAAAATAAAAAAAGGCAGGGAAGTATTTTATGCCTACTCGGATGAAGAGAAAGCAAAAATAATGGGTCCAGCGACTGAAGCTTCGATGAGTGAAGAAAGATCCGAAGCAGAATCTGGAGAAACAATAGAGTCTGGAGAGGAAACTGAAGAATCGACTGAAACTGGTAAAATTAAATCAACGAAGGTTTCTGTCCAGCGCTACAAAGGTTTGGGAGAAATGAATTCAGAAGAATTGTGGGAAACAACCATGGATCCTAAACGCAGGATTTTGAAACTAGTTTCGATCGACGATGCCGCCGCTGCCGACAGGATATTTGATATTCTCATGGGTACAGATGTACCAAGCCGCAAATCCTTTATTCAGTCCAACGCTAAATACGCTACGATAGATATATAA